From the Cydia splendana chromosome 27, ilCydSple1.2, whole genome shotgun sequence genome, one window contains:
- the LOC134803769 gene encoding cysteine and glycine-rich protein 2-like, whose translation METKTQDVPKKCFCARCFQPIDEKDKIEIDGQNFHRMCGTCCICRHIPAKLKVFYGHVFCEDCFKTFVLARLRGETPQVHVDSWWMQFAPGVKAQGTASESAQQSPKPEAKPDAKPSEQPTEGKRCMCARCLQPVNDADKVEICGQTFHSCCARCCSCHQVPKDNIKIYCGQVFCEACFNQHIMSRNRDNPTEFFRSCFEQWQKNPQFAENVRLFMEGSASTTSPLIFMAPPSCRVNAEREEVDSKCA comes from the exons ATGGAGACTAAAACCCAAGATGTACCGAAAAAATGCTTCTGCGCACGATGTTTTCAACCAATAGACGAAAAAGACAAAATTGAAATCGACGGACAAAACTTCCACAGGATGTGCGGCACGTGCT GCATCTGCCGACACATTCCCGCGAAACTGAAGGTGTTCTACGGGCATGTCTTCTGTGAAGACTGCTTCAAGACGTTTGTTCTTGCGAGGCTCCGCGGCGAAACTCCACAG GTTCATGTGGATAGCTGGTGGATGCAGTTTGCACCGGGAGTCAAGGCGCAGGGAACTGCTAGTGAAA GCGCGCAGCAATCGCCCAAGCCCGAAGCGAAGCCGGACGCGAAGCCCTCGGAGCAGCCCACTGAAGGCAAGCGATGTATGTGCGCCCGCTGCCTGCAGCCTGTCAACGACGCCGACAAGGTGGAGATTTGTGGACAGACGTTCCACAGCTGCTGCGCGAGATGCT GCTCATGCCACCAAGTGCCAAAGGACAACATCAAGATCTACTGTGGACAAGTGTTCTGCGAAGCGTGCTTCAACCAACATATCATGAGCCGCAACAGGGACAATCCTACCGAGTTTTTCAGGAGCTGTTTTGAGCAATGGCAG AAAAACCCCCAATTCGCCGAAAACGTGAGGTTGTTTATGGAGGGCAGCGCTAGCACGACATCACCACTGATCTTCATGGCGCCACCGAGCTGCCGGGTCAACGCGGAGCGAGAGGAAGTGGACTCCAAGT GTGCCTGA